Proteins encoded in a region of the Lujinxingia vulgaris genome:
- a CDS encoding glutathione peroxidase, producing the protein MLKKLAQKANDAVTRVKFGKPPEGPGPASLEEANLVGLHGDPLPTDAYKGKVVLFVNVASRCGLTPQYETLVKIRERFHDQGFEIVGAPCNQFLGQEPGSAEEIESFCAVTYGVDFPLLAKQEVNGGGRSPLYQFLIKSEAGGGENISWNFEKFLVDREGEVRFRFAPSVQPDAPEVIAAIESLI; encoded by the coding sequence ATGTTGAAAAAACTCGCCCAGAAAGCCAATGACGCCGTCACCCGCGTCAAATTTGGCAAGCCCCCCGAAGGTCCCGGCCCGGCCTCGCTGGAAGAGGCCAATCTCGTCGGCCTCCACGGCGATCCCCTGCCCACCGACGCCTACAAGGGCAAGGTCGTGCTCTTTGTGAACGTGGCGAGCCGCTGCGGGCTCACGCCTCAGTACGAGACGCTGGTGAAGATCCGAGAGCGCTTCCACGACCAGGGCTTTGAAATCGTCGGCGCCCCCTGCAACCAGTTTCTGGGACAGGAGCCCGGCTCGGCCGAAGAGATCGAGAGCTTTTGTGCGGTGACCTACGGCGTGGATTTTCCGCTCCTCGCCAAGCAGGAGGTCAACGGCGGCGGGCGCAGCCCCCTCTACCAGTTCCTCATCAAGAGCGAGGCCGGCGGCGGCGAGAACATCAGCTGGAATTTCGAGAAATTTCTGGTCGACCGGGAGGGAGAGGTGCGCTTTCGTTTCGCCCCCTCGGTCCAGCCGGACGCGCCGGAGGTGATCGCGGCGATTGAGTCGTTGATCTAA
- a CDS encoding TlpA family protein disulfide reductase → MTDVRSSHPTRIFAALLGALLTLAITSTTAHAGPDVDLTELQNLPDLQRIYGEGPDTHVIASPAPDKLRVYWFWSANSHCSKEAEPAIASLIEAFPDIEVIVVHANADESIAEARDAATERGLPFSIYRDDRARLAIALNARMTPEVVVLSAEGVVYQGRPVHIRRGTITSYVARAVDAWSRSEAVEPAYRRPTGCPIPRP, encoded by the coding sequence ATGACTGACGTTCGATCTTCCCACCCGACGCGCATCTTCGCCGCGCTCCTCGGCGCCCTGCTCACCCTCGCCATTACCAGCACAACAGCCCACGCCGGCCCCGATGTTGACTTAACCGAGCTGCAAAACCTCCCCGACCTCCAACGCATCTACGGCGAGGGCCCCGACACCCACGTCATCGCCTCGCCGGCCCCGGACAAACTGCGCGTCTACTGGTTCTGGTCCGCCAACAGCCACTGCTCAAAGGAAGCCGAACCCGCCATCGCTTCCCTGATCGAAGCGTTTCCCGATATCGAGGTCATCGTCGTTCACGCCAACGCCGACGAATCCATCGCCGAGGCCCGCGACGCCGCCACCGAGCGCGGCCTGCCCTTTTCCATCTACCGCGACGATCGCGCGCGCCTGGCCATCGCCCTCAATGCCCGCATGACCCCCGAGGTCGTCGTTCTGAGCGCCGAGGGCGTCGTCTACCAGGGCCGCCCCGTCCACATTCGCCGCGGCACGATCACCTCCTACGTGGCCCGCGCCGTCGACGCCTGGAGCCGTAGCGAGGCGGTCGAACCCGCGTACCGCCGCCCCACCGGTTGCCCGATTCCGCGGCCCTGA
- a CDS encoding FixH family protein yields the protein MTIPTSSPLASVFTLPLLPALFSVLLLSACGPVDEAPTEEVAPLTLSYNGDYALQVDALLAPSPPTTGDFDLSLELQVEGEPLEGAEVTLELFMPGHGHGSAEEPLVIEEGAGLYRVENAAFSMPGLWELRLNVVWDEFDAHIVWQVDVDG from the coding sequence ATGACCATCCCCACCTCGTCCCCCCTCGCCAGCGTCTTCACCCTCCCCCTGCTCCCGGCGCTCTTCAGCGTGCTGCTGCTCAGCGCCTGCGGCCCGGTCGACGAAGCCCCGACCGAAGAGGTGGCCCCCCTCACCCTGAGTTATAACGGCGACTACGCTCTGCAGGTCGACGCGCTGCTCGCTCCCAGCCCGCCAACCACGGGCGACTTTGACCTCAGCCTGGAGCTGCAGGTCGAGGGCGAACCGCTCGAAGGCGCCGAAGTCACGCTGGAGCTCTTCATGCCCGGCCACGGCCACGGCAGCGCCGAAGAGCCCCTCGTCATCGAAGAGGGCGCGGGGCTCTACCGCGTGGAAAACGCCGCGTTTTCGATGCCCGGCCTCTGGGAGCTCCGCCTGAACGTCGTCTGGGACGAGTTCGACGCGCATATCGTCTGGCAGGTCGACGTCGACGGCTAA
- the hemN gene encoding oxygen-independent coproporphyrinogen III oxidase: MTEPILVDLPLIRKYDVPGPRYTSYPTAPHFRDDVPADEVHQAIRDNNARARPLSLYFHIPFCQTLCWYCGCTTVIGKDSSQTEPYLAALDEEMRRKSAWIHPERKVVQIHFGGGTPTYLTAAQIRWLGERIRTHFALADDAEVAVEVDPRRLTLEQVHALKDAGFNRASLGVQDNNPKVQKAINRIQPFEMTERVVRWLRDAGFSSINVDLIYGLPHQTTDSFDQTLSEVLSLNPDRFAIYTYAHVPWIKPAQKLLERHTLPGPEEKLAMQKRIIERLTSEGYHYIGMDHYARQDDELARAWQAGTLRRNFQGYSTLAGVDIYGFGMSSISQIGGLYLQNPKELPEYLERTRQDDFPIHRAYLLSEDDRIRRAWIMALMCQARVDFQTSSEELGVDVAEYFKTELQELAPMAVDGLVKLDAKGLTVTERGRLLLRNICMPFDAHLSTGARQYSRTI; encoded by the coding sequence ATGACAGAGCCCATCCTGGTCGACCTTCCCCTGATTCGAAAATACGACGTCCCGGGGCCCCGCTACACCTCCTACCCCACGGCCCCGCACTTTCGCGACGACGTGCCCGCAGACGAGGTCCACCAGGCCATCAGGGACAACAACGCCCGGGCCCGCCCCCTCTCGCTCTACTTTCATATCCCCTTCTGCCAGACCCTCTGCTGGTACTGCGGCTGCACCACCGTGATCGGCAAAGATTCGTCGCAGACCGAGCCCTACCTGGCCGCGCTCGACGAGGAGATGCGACGCAAATCCGCCTGGATCCACCCTGAGCGCAAAGTCGTGCAGATCCACTTTGGCGGCGGCACCCCGACCTACCTCACAGCCGCCCAGATCCGCTGGCTCGGCGAGCGCATCCGCACCCACTTTGCCCTGGCCGATGATGCGGAGGTCGCCGTCGAAGTTGACCCGCGACGCCTCACCTTAGAGCAGGTCCACGCGCTCAAAGACGCCGGCTTTAACCGCGCCTCGCTCGGCGTGCAGGACAACAACCCGAAGGTGCAGAAGGCCATCAACCGCATCCAACCCTTTGAGATGACCGAGCGGGTGGTGCGGTGGCTGCGCGACGCGGGATTCTCGTCGATCAACGTCGATTTGATCTACGGCCTCCCCCACCAGACCACCGATAGCTTCGATCAGACCTTGAGCGAGGTTTTAAGCCTCAACCCCGACCGTTTTGCCATCTACACCTACGCGCACGTGCCCTGGATCAAACCCGCGCAAAAGCTCCTTGAGCGCCACACCCTCCCCGGCCCCGAAGAAAAACTCGCCATGCAAAAACGCATCATCGAGCGCCTGACCTCCGAGGGCTACCACTACATCGGCATGGACCACTACGCCCGCCAGGACGACGAGCTCGCGCGCGCCTGGCAGGCCGGCACCCTGCGCCGCAACTTCCAGGGCTACTCCACCCTGGCCGGCGTCGACATCTACGGCTTTGGCATGTCCTCCATCTCGCAAATTGGCGGACTCTACCTGCAAAACCCCAAAGAACTCCCCGAGTACCTGGAGCGCACCCGCCAGGACGACTTCCCCATCCACCGCGCCTACCTCTTGAGCGAAGACGACCGCATCCGCCGCGCCTGGATCATGGCCCTGATGTGCCAGGCCCGCGTGGATTTCCAGACCTCCTCCGAAGAGCTCGGTGTCGACGTCGCCGAATATTTTAAAACAGAACTCCAGGAGCTCGCCCCCATGGCCGTCGACGGCCTCGTGAAGCTCGACGCAAAAGGACTCACCGTCACCGAGCGCGGGCGCCTGCTCCTGCGCAACATTTGCATGCCCTTCGACGCCCATTTGAGCACCGGAGCCAGGCAGTACTCGCGCACGATTTGA
- a CDS encoding DNA internalization-related competence protein ComEC/Rec2 — protein MRGREEGYRGGEGGGVPVALAAFCGAGVLSWCVGVSRPPVVVSVGGAVLLLAAAALLMPGPWRGTRGPGAKRLRGRQRLLATMAVAALSGAVVLGVSVQERWRFESQRDLRAALGEERRELEVHVRIEVGPVPMGQGYSYDARLIGSDEPELNALMEGHEPRVRLFYGEDQGRACEILPMPGDEVRAWARVARFVPRTNPWQSSARELMEARGYLATATLRERPEVRVAKDLSASLRLRRWLTGQRLDLERRIALHLEGDGLAVTWAMLTASRGLIRPEFREPFDMTSTSHVLAISGLHFGVIAALIALSLRLLFDRVPRLYCFVPRRRLLVLPSLILLLGYLVAIGAPVSAQRAFLMAALASLALFVTRRVKGTSVLWMVGTLLLWGAPRLLFEIGFQLSMSATAGILLFHQGRPAWLRPQAAMGQRESVWVRRRRAVGLFIGVSTAASVATLPPLIAMSGELPVSGFWTNLVVIPVVGSLIFPLMVAGALLTGVWPWLAGVLLRWGAGLFVRLFELLDVVAYWPLNELRLGYPERVEWAAMWVACWLAVRGGLRLRPCLVAILIWGVGLVPGSLSVTLRGDEAPLKVHMIDVGQGDATLLELPDGTTMLIDAGGSLSGQDPGLRKVAPYLRKLGIRRLDVLLLTHADLDHYGGLDALLRPFAPRVFLARNNPAHARTYQTALTAKALGAHVPRLPERLVLSAAGARLTLLTPPDTLPSENDRSIVVIVEYGQVAIALTGDLEEAGERWLLTQAHHLPTPAAVYKAGHHGSRTSSSPELLNYLQPTIALVSAGRPSPFGHPHVEVLERFEARGIDVFRTDTHGSTRIEVDADGTLRVFPARWPDGEEP, from the coding sequence TTGAGGGGTCGAGAGGAGGGGTATCGAGGCGGTGAGGGGGGAGGTGTACCGGTAGCGCTGGCGGCCTTTTGTGGCGCCGGCGTGCTGAGCTGGTGTGTGGGCGTGAGTCGGCCACCGGTTGTGGTGAGTGTGGGCGGGGCGGTGCTGCTGCTGGCGGCGGCAGCGCTGCTGATGCCGGGCCCATGGCGCGGCACGCGCGGGCCAGGCGCAAAAAGGTTGCGCGGGCGCCAGCGCCTACTTGCAACAATGGCGGTGGCGGCCCTCTCCGGGGCGGTGGTGCTGGGGGTGAGCGTGCAGGAGCGATGGCGTTTTGAGTCGCAGCGCGATCTTCGCGCCGCGCTTGGCGAGGAGCGGCGAGAGCTGGAGGTGCACGTGCGCATCGAGGTGGGGCCGGTGCCGATGGGGCAGGGTTATAGCTACGACGCGCGGCTTATCGGGAGCGATGAGCCGGAGCTCAACGCTCTGATGGAGGGGCACGAACCCAGGGTGAGGCTCTTTTATGGGGAGGACCAGGGTCGGGCGTGCGAAATACTTCCCATGCCGGGCGATGAGGTGCGGGCGTGGGCGAGGGTCGCGCGTTTTGTGCCGCGCACAAACCCCTGGCAGAGCTCGGCGCGCGAGCTGATGGAGGCGCGCGGGTATCTGGCCACGGCCACGTTGCGGGAGCGCCCGGAGGTGCGCGTCGCGAAGGATCTGAGCGCGTCGCTCAGGCTACGACGCTGGCTTACGGGGCAGCGCCTCGACCTGGAACGCCGCATCGCGCTGCATCTTGAGGGCGACGGGCTGGCGGTGACCTGGGCGATGCTCACGGCCAGCCGGGGACTGATTCGCCCGGAGTTTCGCGAACCTTTTGATATGACCTCGACAAGCCACGTGCTGGCGATCTCCGGGCTGCATTTTGGGGTGATCGCCGCCCTGATCGCGTTGAGCCTGCGCCTGCTCTTCGACCGGGTGCCCCGGCTCTACTGTTTTGTGCCCCGGCGGCGGCTTCTGGTGCTGCCCTCGCTGATACTTTTGCTGGGCTATCTCGTGGCGATCGGAGCGCCGGTCTCCGCGCAGCGCGCGTTTTTGATGGCGGCGCTCGCCAGCCTCGCGCTCTTTGTGACGCGACGCGTGAAGGGGACCTCGGTGTTGTGGATGGTGGGGACGCTGCTCCTGTGGGGGGCGCCGCGCCTCTTGTTTGAGATCGGCTTTCAGCTCTCGATGTCGGCCACGGCCGGGATTCTGCTTTTTCATCAGGGGCGCCCTGCGTGGTTGCGGCCGCAGGCTGCGATGGGCCAGCGCGAGAGCGTGTGGGTGCGGCGCCGGCGTGCGGTGGGACTTTTTATCGGCGTGTCGACGGCGGCCTCGGTGGCGACGCTCCCACCTTTGATCGCGATGAGCGGGGAACTTCCGGTGAGCGGCTTCTGGACCAACCTGGTGGTGATCCCGGTGGTGGGCTCGCTGATCTTCCCGCTGATGGTGGCCGGCGCGCTGCTCACGGGCGTATGGCCCTGGCTTGCCGGCGTGCTGTTGAGGTGGGGCGCCGGGCTCTTTGTCAGGCTATTTGAACTTCTGGATGTGGTGGCCTACTGGCCGCTCAACGAGCTGCGCCTGGGGTATCCGGAGCGCGTTGAGTGGGCGGCGATGTGGGTGGCCTGCTGGCTCGCGGTGCGCGGCGGCTTGCGCCTTCGCCCCTGCCTCGTCGCCATACTGATCTGGGGTGTGGGCCTTGTCCCGGGTTCGCTCAGCGTGACGCTCCGGGGCGACGAAGCCCCTCTCAAGGTGCATATGATCGACGTGGGCCAGGGCGACGCCACGCTCCTGGAGCTGCCCGACGGCACCACGATGCTCATCGACGCCGGCGGCAGCCTCTCAGGTCAGGACCCGGGACTTCGAAAGGTCGCGCCGTATCTGCGCAAGCTGGGCATCCGCAGGCTTGATGTGCTGCTGCTCACCCACGCCGACCTCGACCATTACGGCGGCCTCGACGCGCTTCTGCGCCCCTTCGCGCCACGCGTTTTTCTGGCGCGCAACAACCCCGCCCACGCCCGCACCTACCAGACGGCTCTCACGGCAAAAGCCCTGGGCGCCCACGTCCCTCGCCTGCCCGAGCGCCTCGTCTTAAGCGCCGCAGGCGCGCGTCTCACGCTGCTCACCCCACCCGACACGCTGCCCTCGGAGAACGACCGCAGTATTGTCGTCATCGTCGAATACGGCCAGGTCGCCATCGCCCTGACCGGCGATCTGGAGGAGGCTGGCGAGCGCTGGCTACTCACCCAGGCCCACCACCTGCCGACGCCGGCCGCGGTCTACAAGGCCGGTCACCACGGCTCGCGCACCTCGTCCTCCCCGGAGCTTCTCAACTACCTTCAGCCGACCATCGCGCTGGTCTCCGCCGGCCGCCCCAGCCCCTTCGGTCACCCCCACGTTGAGGTGCTCGAGCGTTTTGAGGCGCGCGGCATCGACGTCTTCCGCACCGACACCCACGGCAGCACCCGCATCGAGGTCGACGCCGACGGCACGCTGCGCGTCTTTCCGGCGCGGTGGCCCGATGGCGAAGAGCCCTGA
- a CDS encoding Crp/Fnr family transcriptional regulator has product MEKLKILREFSLFENIPTAALEPLASYFIPRRFERGERLWREGNEALSFVFVVEGQVKIVKYRNDGGETILGVFGADEVVGHLAVYRQIPYPASAYALEDTLTLQIHRSHFFGTIRDHSALMEALLQDMMQRNQELVGRLHDLSVSDTEQRLALLFMKFAESVGRRVAQESGEMGVVVELPLSRAEIACLINVRVETAIRFMSKWGKEGLVRTDGGGFTILDYERLSALARAMG; this is encoded by the coding sequence ATGGAAAAGCTAAAAATCCTGCGCGAGTTTTCGCTCTTTGAGAACATCCCGACCGCGGCATTGGAGCCGCTGGCGAGTTATTTCATTCCGCGGCGCTTCGAGCGTGGGGAGCGCCTCTGGCGGGAGGGGAACGAGGCCCTGAGCTTTGTGTTTGTGGTGGAGGGGCAGGTCAAAATCGTCAAATACCGAAACGACGGTGGGGAGACCATTCTCGGGGTCTTTGGCGCCGATGAGGTCGTGGGGCACCTGGCCGTCTATCGGCAGATTCCCTATCCGGCCTCCGCGTATGCGCTGGAGGATACGCTGACCTTGCAGATCCACCGCTCGCATTTCTTTGGCACGATTCGCGATCACTCGGCGCTGATGGAAGCGCTTTTGCAGGACATGATGCAGCGCAATCAGGAGCTTGTGGGGCGTCTTCACGATCTTTCGGTAAGCGATACTGAGCAGCGCCTGGCGTTGCTCTTTATGAAGTTTGCCGAGTCGGTGGGGCGGCGAGTGGCGCAGGAGAGTGGCGAGATGGGTGTGGTGGTGGAGCTGCCGCTGAGCCGCGCGGAGATCGCCTGTCTGATCAATGTGCGCGTGGAGACGGCGATTCGTTTTATGAGCAAGTGGGGCAAGGAAGGGCTCGTGCGCACGGACGGGGGCGGGTTTACGATTCTCGACTACGAGCGCTTGAGCGCGTTGGCCAGGGCGATGGGATGA
- the nadB gene encoding L-aspartate oxidase encodes MSVIWHADVVIIGSGLAGLSAAWHLRDQRVMVLSPSEEGGSSYLARGGIAAAIGNNDSVEAHVADTVRAGAGLVDRDVAEVLVREGMERMIDLFEMAIPFDRDAEGRLMLGREALHGRNRIVHAAGDDTGRQVTRAVREALMQDEARAPRFLPGRALELVVDEGRVCGVVFENAGQVGVVLAKGVLLATGGVGGLYQHTTNGPGALGEGMALAARVGARLADLEFVQFHPTALLAYVRPLPLLSEAIRGQGAMLVDGEGRAIMAGHPQGDLAGRDVVARALWARVGAGEAVFLDARAVPGFETQFPRAAEALGRLGLDAAQDLLPVTPAAHYHMGGVATDAKGRTNVPGLWAAGEVASTGVHGANRLASNSLLETMVFGARAAWDIGASTSALQTVSMTRIRELERAWSRGIEAAVDPGDVLERVGRTMWQFVGIERSEAGLIYAAQKLDGLRCEVGVYDPARLAIEAAQAIARAAHRRRETRGAHCRVDFPDRDPTLARRLFVQGGLASRVDEHPAVGATR; translated from the coding sequence ATGAGTGTGATCTGGCATGCGGATGTGGTGATTATCGGCTCGGGGCTGGCGGGGCTGAGCGCGGCCTGGCACCTGCGCGATCAGCGCGTGATGGTGTTGAGTCCGAGCGAGGAGGGAGGCTCAAGCTACCTTGCGCGCGGGGGCATCGCGGCGGCGATCGGCAACAATGACAGCGTGGAGGCGCATGTCGCAGATACTGTGAGGGCGGGCGCGGGGTTGGTCGATCGGGATGTGGCGGAGGTGCTCGTGCGGGAGGGGATGGAGCGCATGATCGATCTTTTTGAGATGGCGATCCCCTTTGATCGCGACGCGGAGGGACGTCTGATGCTGGGGCGAGAGGCCCTGCATGGTCGAAATCGCATCGTGCATGCCGCGGGCGATGATACGGGCCGGCAGGTGACCCGGGCGGTGCGTGAGGCCTTGATGCAGGATGAGGCCCGAGCCCCGCGTTTTTTGCCGGGGCGGGCGCTGGAGCTGGTTGTGGATGAGGGGCGAGTGTGCGGGGTGGTGTTCGAGAACGCGGGGCAGGTCGGTGTGGTTCTGGCCAAAGGGGTGCTGCTTGCCACGGGCGGTGTGGGGGGACTTTACCAACACACGACCAATGGTCCCGGGGCGCTTGGCGAGGGGATGGCGTTGGCGGCGCGCGTGGGAGCAAGGCTGGCGGACCTGGAGTTTGTGCAATTTCATCCGACGGCGCTGCTGGCCTATGTGCGGCCTTTGCCACTCTTGAGCGAGGCGATTCGAGGTCAGGGGGCGATGCTGGTCGACGGGGAGGGGCGCGCGATCATGGCGGGGCATCCGCAGGGGGATCTGGCGGGCCGCGATGTGGTGGCGCGCGCCTTGTGGGCGCGGGTGGGCGCCGGGGAGGCGGTGTTTTTGGATGCGCGCGCGGTGCCGGGCTTTGAGACGCAGTTTCCAAGAGCCGCAGAGGCGCTGGGTCGGCTGGGGCTGGATGCGGCGCAGGATCTGCTGCCGGTCACGCCGGCGGCGCATTACCATATGGGTGGGGTGGCCACCGATGCGAAGGGTCGCACCAACGTGCCCGGGTTATGGGCCGCCGGGGAGGTGGCGTCGACGGGGGTGCACGGGGCGAATCGCCTGGCGAGCAACTCGCTGCTGGAGACGATGGTCTTTGGGGCGCGGGCGGCGTGGGATATTGGCGCGTCGACTTCGGCCCTCCAGACCGTGTCGATGACGCGGATCCGTGAGTTGGAGAGGGCGTGGTCGCGGGGGATTGAGGCGGCTGTCGACCCCGGTGATGTGCTGGAGCGTGTGGGGCGCACGATGTGGCAGTTTGTGGGCATTGAGCGCAGCGAGGCGGGGCTCATTTACGCGGCGCAGAAGCTCGACGGGCTGCGGTGTGAGGTTGGGGTCTACGATCCGGCGCGCCTGGCGATTGAGGCGGCGCAGGCGATTGCGCGCGCGGCGCATCGGCGCAGGGAGACACGCGGGGCGCATTGCCGCGTGGACTTTCCGGATCGTGACCCGACGCTGGCGAGGCGACTTTTTGTGCAGGGGGGCCTGGCGAGCCGGGTGGACGAGCACCCGGCTGTGGGAGCCACGCGTTGA
- the nadA gene encoding quinolinate synthase NadA, giving the protein MLSQVGKHELYERVRKVVTEPEMTLAWPLIAEIRELKRAREAVILAHNYQHPLIFHGVADLRGDSLQLARLAQEVEARTLVMCGVHFMAETAKLLSPKRSVLLPSFEAGCSLADAITPEDVRALRRQYPGVPVVSYVNTTAAVKAVSDVCCTSSNALKIVEALGSPRVIFVPDRHLAGHVARQTEVEIITWEGGCVVHEEFRLADIEALRASYPQIKVIAHPECHAEVQEAADMVGSTSALIDWVAQEKPREVAMITECTMSDNVASHFPEVAFHQPCSICPYMRKITLEGIRDVLRDGSGQVEIAPTIAAGARRAVARMLELS; this is encoded by the coding sequence ATGCTGTCGCAGGTTGGAAAACACGAGCTGTATGAGCGCGTGCGCAAGGTTGTTACCGAGCCGGAGATGACGCTGGCGTGGCCGCTGATCGCGGAGATTCGCGAGCTTAAGCGGGCGCGTGAGGCGGTGATTCTGGCGCATAATTACCAGCATCCGTTGATCTTTCACGGGGTTGCGGACCTGCGCGGGGATTCGTTGCAGCTCGCCAGACTCGCGCAGGAGGTGGAAGCCCGCACCCTGGTGATGTGCGGGGTGCACTTCATGGCGGAGACGGCAAAGTTGCTCAGCCCTAAGCGCAGCGTGCTCTTGCCGAGCTTTGAGGCGGGCTGCTCGCTGGCGGATGCCATAACGCCGGAGGATGTGCGGGCGCTTCGGCGCCAGTACCCGGGCGTTCCGGTGGTGAGCTACGTGAACACCACCGCGGCGGTGAAGGCTGTGAGCGACGTGTGCTGCACCTCATCGAACGCCCTGAAGATCGTGGAAGCGCTGGGTTCGCCGCGGGTGATTTTTGTGCCGGACCGCCACCTGGCCGGCCATGTCGCGCGTCAGACCGAGGTGGAGATCATCACCTGGGAGGGGGGCTGTGTGGTGCACGAGGAGTTTCGCCTCGCGGATATTGAAGCGCTGCGAGCGAGCTATCCGCAGATCAAGGTGATCGCGCATCCGGAGTGCCATGCGGAGGTGCAGGAGGCGGCGGATATGGTGGGGTCGACCTCGGCGCTGATCGACTGGGTGGCACAAGAGAAGCCGCGGGAAGTTGCGATGATCACCGAGTGCACGATGAGCGATAATGTGGCCTCGCATTTTCCAGAAGTGGCGTTTCATCAGCCCTGCTCGATCTGCCCGTATATGCGGAAGATCACGCTGGAGGGCATCCGCGACGTGCTGCGCGATGGGAGCGGTCAGGTGGAGATTGCGCCCACGATCGCCGCCGGAGCTCGTCGGGCGGTGGCGCGCATGTTGGAGCTCTCCTGA